The Rosa rugosa chromosome 1, drRosRugo1.1, whole genome shotgun sequence genomic sequence CCGGAGCCAGCTCGGAGGAGGCCCTAGTTTCCATGACTTCGTTTCGCAATTCCCCTCCCCCAATTCATTGGAATTCGTCGCTCCGGCGATCGGCCTCGTCTCCGGCGCCGCGCTGTTCCTGTCTAATTTCTCGAATTCTTCTTCGGCCAAGGGGAATCAGAGCTCCTCCGACGAGGCGTCCGTGATCGGGGAGTGGCTGCTGTTGACCAGTCCGACGCCGTTTAACCGCTCCGTGCTGGTGAGGTGTCCGTCGATATCGTTTGAGCTGCTGGATGAGAAGCTGGTGAAGGACGACGGCAACTTCGTGAGGGTGAATTCCGGTAGAATTCACTTCAATATCGAGAGTGATAATGGCGTTGGAGACAGATTGGAGTATCAGCGACTGTGTGTGAGGACGGACGACGGAGGAGTCGTGTCGTTGGATTGGCCGGCGAATTTGGACCTTGAAGAAGAGCATGGATTGGACACAACCTTGATTCTCGTGCCTGGCACCGCCCAGGGTAGCATGGACCCAAACGTCAGGTCGTTTGTGTGTGAAGCTCTCGTCCGGGGCTGTTTTCCGATCGTCATGAACCCTAGGGGTTGTGCTGGTTCGCCTCTCACCACGCCACGGTATGCCTCCTCGCACTCTTCACTCTGTGTTTTGTCGATTGAATACTACTTTACTATGCAAATGTGGTGGAATTGATAGGGAGTTCGGAGAGAATTAGTTGATGATAGGAAGACTATATTTTGTGTAGGTTATTTTCGGCTGCTGACAGCGATGATATCTCCACTGCTGTACAGTTCATAAATAAGGCGAGGTCAGGGACCACTTTGGTGGGTGTTGGCTGGGGTTATGGCGCAAACATGTTGATAAAGTACCTGGCTGAAATCGGGGAGAGCTCGCCGCTTACAGCCGCGACCTGCATAGACAACCCTTTTGATTTGGTGGAGGCCACCAAGTCCTCTCCTCATCAAATGACCATTGATCAGCAGCTCACTGATGGACTCATTGATATTCTGAGGTCGAACAAGGTATTATATTTagaacttttttgtttttgtgtttttttcaaGTGTAAATGCTTTACCTTTGAATCCTGGTCCAGAAGAAATTGCTACTTAGAATGAGGTGTCATCAAGTTATGTTAACCATTTAGTTTACATGATTTATTCCTGATTGCTAGTAATGTATGCTTGATGCTTACGTGGTTTTGTAGGAACTATTTCAAGGAAAAACAAAAGGGTTTGACGTAGAGCAAGCACTTTCAGCAAAATCTGTCCGTGAATTTGAAACAGCAATCTCCATGGTATCTCATGGTTTTGATGCCGTTGAAGATTTTTATTCGAAATCAAGTACAAGAGGTGTGGTTGGGAATGTGAAGATTCCTGTTTTATTTATACAGGTGCCTGTAGTTTTCAACTTCATGCCATGCTTTTGAACTTTGACAATAATATTTGTTTATTCATATTTCAACCCTGTCAATTTATCAGAAAGACAATGAGTCAGCACCACCATTCTCAATTCCACGCAGTTTAATAGCAGAAAATCCATTTACAAGCCTACTGTTGTGCTCCTGTTTGCCTTCTCGTGCTATTGATGGTTGTAGATCTGCTCTATCTTGGTGCCAGCACCTAACCATCGAGGTAATAAATATCTATTTTCTCTTTGATCTTGGAAAAAGTGGTATGTTAACCACCTCATGGTCCTCATTATTAAAGAAGCCCATGGAGTCTCACTTTGCACTCTAATATACTGATGAGAATGAGTGTGATGTGCAGTGGCTCACAGCAGTGGAGCTTGGACTTTTGAAGGGTCGCCACCCTCTTCTTCAAGATGTGAACATATCCTTCGAGCCTTCAAGAGAATTAGCTCATGAAGAACGTGATACTGCTGCTAGCTTCTGCTTAAAATCCAGAAACGATTCTTCAAATGGATATTCCATGAGCGAGTCAGATTCTTTAAATGGATATACGACAAACACTACGAAGAAGATGTTTGGAGAAACTGATACTGCTGCTAGCTTTTGGTTAGAATCTAAAAAGGATTCATCGAGAAAGTCAGAGGCTGAACAAACAGGGTTGCAGGATGTGGAAAATGGTGCACTGGATCAGATTCACTCTGATGATCCTGAGTTGGTCAATGAGGAGGGAGTCAGTCCTGCAGATGGTGAAAGAGGTCAAGTGTTGCAGACAACTCAAGTTGTTATGAACATGCTTGATGTAACCATGCCGGATATTCTAACAgaagaacagaagaagaaggtggTGCTTTTAAAATTTCCTTTTCACGCTATGGTTTCATATATGTTATCACAATAATGTTAATGTCATTTTTTAATTTGGGTCTCTGATCACCTCTGTTTACACTAGGTAACTGACTTAAGCATAGTATATTTTATTGTACAGGTCTATTTGAATGTCAAATATTGTATCTTCCAAAATTTCTGTGGTTTGTTTCCTATTTACTCCTCGGTGTTAGGAAGGAGCACTGTTTAGGCTCATTACTATACCAGTACTATACAAGCAATTGTGTCATACTACTCTTTCCTTTAGTTATATTTTGTGTAACATGTTTCTGGTATACGTGCCCAGGTCTTAGCAGCAGTTGGTCGAGGAGACACACTAATGCAAGCTTTGCAAGATGCAGTACCGGAAGATGTTCGCGGGAAGCTAACAGCTGCTGTAACTGGTGTTTTACATGCTCAAGGTCCAAACCTAAAATTTGATCAGCTCCTGGGTGCTGCTCGAATTCCTGATATATCATCAGGTTTGAAGTCAAAGATCCAAGACGAGGGAATTTCAAGTTCAGAAGGTGCACATGAAGACCATTTTTCTTCTGATCTGTTGAATAAGTCTGATGATTTGTTGGATAGCTCTGTTGACAGTCAACCAGTTGTCAATAAGCCTCCTGGGGAACTAGAATCGGAGTCTTATCCCTCAGAGCAATCACCAAAAATTTCTACTGTAGATCAATCATTGAGCACTGATGGAAGCGATGATTCTGGTTCTATCATTAAGGATACTACTGAATCCGGAAGTTCTGACCCTGAACATCTTAACAATAGTGAGAAGGGATCAGAGCACACTAAGCCTACCAATTCCACTGGAATTGCTGGTTCTGCTGAGGGAGCAATTGTTGAGGAGGAGAGAGACCAAGATGGTAGAGCTGCTGAATTAGACACAAAAGATGAGGAAGGTAATGATAATCAAAAGAGGGAAAACAAGAATACGCAGCCTGTAATTGATCAAAGTAAGTCTAATACATCTGCACCCAATGCCCCGGCACCCAATGCCCCGGAACCTAATGCCCCGGCACCCAATGCCCCGGCACCCAATGCCCCGGAACCTAATGCCCCGGCACCTAATGCCCCGGCATTTAGTGTTTCTGAGGCATTTGATGCCTTGACAGGGATGGATGATTCCACCCAATTGGCAGTTAACAATGTTTTTGGGGTTTTAGAAAATATGATAACTCAATTGGAGGAGAGTTCTGAACATGAAAATGAAGTGAACAAAGGTGATTCTGCATCTGTAAAGGACCATCCTGGTGGTGACAATAGTCAAGAAGATTCAGAAGCCAGTAAGTCGGACCAGAGTGTACATATTGATGGATTAAGCGATATTTCTGTATCCAATGGGCATGTGAATGCCATGGACCAGCAGCCTGAGGCATCAAATGTCTTGGAAGAGAAGTGTGCTCAAAGCCCTGTATCAGTTAATGGAAATGGTATCAGCAGTTCACATAGAAGTGACAGAGTTAACCATGTAGCTGAGGATAAAAATGAAACGAGGGATCAGGTGGTTAGTATCAATCGTGTAAACAATGTACCACCTTGCTTAACTGCAATACCACCTTGCATAACTTCGATCTCTAGTGGGGTGCATAATTATCTTCTTTCAAAGGTGCGTGCCCAATCACTAGATTTAGATTCAACTGCTGCTCTATTGCTGGACTATTTTCCAGAAGAAGGTCAGTGGAAACTTTTAGAACAACCTGGACATGTTGGAAGTTCTGTTGGCGATGTGGCTGCTCAGAAGGTTGAGGCACATAAACCTGTTGATGATGAAATTATTGAGCCATCTTATGTAATATTAGATTCAGAAAAGCATCAGGAGCCAGTAAAAGAATATGAAGCAGTGGATAGTGTGGAGAAGAGAGTTGAAATCGGTGAAGATGAAAGAGAGGACTTTGGGGAGTTTGTGAGAAATATTATATTGGATAATTTGACGGTTGAAGTTGGTCGCAGACAAAGTGCTGCTGACATAAAAAAAATGGAACCCTATCTTACCAGAGAATTGGAACAAGTGGCTAATGCTGTATCGTTTTCTGTTGGACATGCCTACGATCCACGTTTGGAAGTTAAATACCATAGTATTGGCTCAGAAAAAGTTGGTACTCTTCATGGAGAGCGTGTGATTAAGGCCATATCATCTGCTGTTCAAGAGACTAGCTTCTTGAGAAGTGGAGTGCCAGTTGGTGTTATAGTAGGCTCAAGCTTAGCTGCACTGAGAAAATATTTCATTGTGGCCACGGTGCGTGATAGTGGCCAAATAGAACCTCCGATCAATAGTCAAGCCAAAATGTCTGGAGAAAATGATCTAGCTAAGGTTAGAGGCACAGAGATTCACCACATGCCTGTTGACAAATGTGATCATATTACAAGGTTGGACAGTTTGGTTGATAGGAAAGAGGAAAAGACGGAGTTGAAGAATATAAACAACAGTGTTATGGTTGGTGCCGTTACAGCTGCCCTTGGGGCGTCTGCTTTATTGGCGAAGCACCAGGTAAAACTTAATTTCTTAAAACGAATTTTGTTTTATTATAATTCTAGTTGTATGCATAAATGACCATACAAGACTGAGttttggccttttgggtttTACTGGACTAGTTCTAGGCGACAAGTTGTGTTCTTTGAGATTTTCTTGCAGCAATTTTTCCCTTTCCAATAAGAAGCTCTGCGAATCATAATTTTATGGTACTTAAAATGGTTGGCTTTGATTTTCCATCCCCTTGTCTTTGCCTTCTTCCTGATGGTGTTTCTTTAATTCTTCTGCTGAAGTGGATGCTGCCTAATAGGATGTACATGTGGTATTCCATTGCATTctaaatgattttttttgtctctaTGCAAATATCCTTTTTATGAAGACAGAATTCAGCTGACTTTATGTACAAACATACAGGATTCAATCACAGGCAATGAAACTTCTGAGAGTTCATTCGAGTCCATCAAGATGAACGATAATGGTCAGATGGAGCCTGACAATCATGAGGACGCATCTGACAAACACCAAAGTAACATTGTCACAAGCCTTGCTGAGAAAGCTATGTCAGTTGCTGGCCCTGTCGTACCCAAGAAACAAGATGGTGGACTGGATCAAGAAAGGTATTAGCACACAAAGAATATGTTCGAAATACACGCAGATTTATCTGCTTTTGCTGTCTTTTACTAATTTAGTTACTACTTTAAAAA encodes the following:
- the LOC133714523 gene encoding uncharacterized protein LOC133714523 isoform X3, translating into MVLMPLKIFIRNQVQEKDNESAPPFSIPRSLIAENPFTSLLLCSCLPSRAIDGCRSALSWCQHLTIEWLTAVELGLLKGRHPLLQDVNISFEPSRELAHEERDTAASFCLKSRNDSSNGYSMSESDSLNGYTTNTTKKMFGETDTAASFWLESKKDSSRKSEAEQTGLQDVENGALDQIHSDDPELVNEEGVSPADGERGQVLQTTQVVMNMLDVTMPDILTEEQKKKVLAAVGRGDTLMQALQDAVPEDVRGKLTAAVTGVLHAQGPNLKFDQLLGAARIPDISSGLKSKIQDEGISSSEGAHEDHFSSDLLNKSDDLLDSSVDSQPVVNKPPGELESESYPSEQSPKISTVDQSLSTDGSDDSGSIIKDTTESGSSDPEHLNNSEKGSEHTKPTNSTGIAGSAEGAIVEEERDQDGRAAELDTKDEEGNDNQKRENKNTQPVIDQSKSNTSAPNAPAPNAPEPNAPAPNAPAPNAPEPNAPAPNAPAFSVSEAFDALTGMDDSTQLAVNNVFGVLENMITQLEESSEHENEVNKGDSASVKDHPGGDNSQEDSEASKSDQSVHIDGLSDISVSNGHVNAMDQQPEASNVLEEKCAQSPVSVNGNGISSSHRSDRVNHVAEDKNETRDQVVSINRVNNVPPCLTAIPPCITSISSGVHNYLLSKVRAQSLDLDSTAALLLDYFPEEGQWKLLEQPGHVGSSVGDVAAQKVEAHKPVDDEIIEPSYVILDSEKHQEPVKEYEAVDSVEKRVEIGEDEREDFGEFVRNIILDNLTVEVGRRQSAADIKKMEPYLTRELEQVANAVSFSVGHAYDPRLEVKYHSIGSEKVGTLHGERVIKAISSAVQETSFLRSGVPVGVIVGSSLAALRKYFIVATVRDSGQIEPPINSQAKMSGENDLAKVRGTEIHHMPVDKCDHITRLDSLVDRKEEKTELKNINNSVMVGAVTAALGASALLAKHQDSITGNETSESSFESIKMNDNGQMEPDNHEDASDKHQSNIVTSLAEKAMSVAGPVVPKKQDGGLDQERLVSMLVDLGQRGGILRLVGKLALLWGGMRGAMSLTDKLIQFLHLSERPLIQRILGFAGMTLVLWSPIAVPLLPTFMQSWATNTPSRIADLACIIGLYAAFMILVMLWGKRIRGYEDPLTEYGLDLTSLPKLFDYFKGLIGGVVLVLSIQSANALLGCVNISWPSTPSSLDAMKLLSVYGHVLKLVGQGIMTATGIALVEELFFRSWLPQEIAADLGYHQSIILSGLAFSLCQRSLWAIPGLWLLSVSLAGARQRNQGSLSISIGLRAGIIASSFILQRGGFLTYRADSPLWIIGTHQFQPFSGLTGFAFALFLAIILYPREPLPTKIMEITD
- the LOC133714523 gene encoding uncharacterized protein LOC133714523 isoform X1; its protein translation is MSLTPKMPTQTNHRLISSFTPYLSPSHVFQIREFRVYRRRRLKQNQQLNLRSQLGGGPSFHDFVSQFPSPNSLEFVAPAIGLVSGAALFLSNFSNSSSAKGNQSSSDEASVIGEWLLLTSPTPFNRSVLVRCPSISFELLDEKLVKDDGNFVRVNSGRIHFNIESDNGVGDRLEYQRLCVRTDDGGVVSLDWPANLDLEEEHGLDTTLILVPGTAQGSMDPNVRSFVCEALVRGCFPIVMNPRGCAGSPLTTPRLFSAADSDDISTAVQFINKARSGTTLVGVGWGYGANMLIKYLAEIGESSPLTAATCIDNPFDLVEATKSSPHQMTIDQQLTDGLIDILRSNKELFQGKTKGFDVEQALSAKSVREFETAISMVSHGFDAVEDFYSKSSTRGVVGNVKIPVLFIQKDNESAPPFSIPRSLIAENPFTSLLLCSCLPSRAIDGCRSALSWCQHLTIEWLTAVELGLLKGRHPLLQDVNISFEPSRELAHEERDTAASFCLKSRNDSSNGYSMSESDSLNGYTTNTTKKMFGETDTAASFWLESKKDSSRKSEAEQTGLQDVENGALDQIHSDDPELVNEEGVSPADGERGQVLQTTQVVMNMLDVTMPDILTEEQKKKVLAAVGRGDTLMQALQDAVPEDVRGKLTAAVTGVLHAQGPNLKFDQLLGAARIPDISSGLKSKIQDEGISSSEGAHEDHFSSDLLNKSDDLLDSSVDSQPVVNKPPGELESESYPSEQSPKISTVDQSLSTDGSDDSGSIIKDTTESGSSDPEHLNNSEKGSEHTKPTNSTGIAGSAEGAIVEEERDQDGRAAELDTKDEEGNDNQKRENKNTQPVIDQSKSNTSAPNAPAPNAPEPNAPAPNAPAPNAPEPNAPAPNAPAFSVSEAFDALTGMDDSTQLAVNNVFGVLENMITQLEESSEHENEVNKGDSASVKDHPGGDNSQEDSEASKSDQSVHIDGLSDISVSNGHVNAMDQQPEASNVLEEKCAQSPVSVNGNGISSSHRSDRVNHVAEDKNETRDQVVSINRVNNVPPCLTAIPPCITSISSGVHNYLLSKVRAQSLDLDSTAALLLDYFPEEGQWKLLEQPGHVGSSVGDVAAQKVEAHKPVDDEIIEPSYVILDSEKHQEPVKEYEAVDSVEKRVEIGEDEREDFGEFVRNIILDNLTVEVGRRQSAADIKKMEPYLTRELEQVANAVSFSVGHAYDPRLEVKYHSIGSEKVGTLHGERVIKAISSAVQETSFLRSGVPVGVIVGSSLAALRKYFIVATVRDSGQIEPPINSQAKMSGENDLAKVRGTEIHHMPVDKCDHITRLDSLVDRKEEKTELKNINNSVMVGAVTAALGASALLAKHQDSITGNETSESSFESIKMNDNGQMEPDNHEDASDKHQSNIVTSLAEKAMSVAGPVVPKKQDGGLDQERLVSMLVDLGQRGGILRLVGKLALLWGGMRGAMSLTDKLIQFLHLSERPLIQRILGFAGMTLVLWSPIAVPLLPTFMQSWATNTPSRIADLACIIGLYAAFMILVMLWGKRIRGYEDPLTEYGLDLTSLPKLFDYFKGLIGGVVLVLSIQSANALLGCVNISWPSTPSSLDAMKLLSVYGHVLKLVGQGIMTATGIALVEELFFRSWLPQEIAADLGYHQSIILSGLAFSLCQRSLWAIPGLWLLSVSLAGARQRNQGSLSISIGLRAGIIASSFILQRGGFLTYRADSPLWIIGTHQFQPFSGLTGFAFALFLAIILYPREPLPTKIMEITD
- the LOC133714523 gene encoding uncharacterized protein LOC133714523 isoform X2, with protein sequence MLIKYLAEIGESSPLTAATCIDNPFDLVEATKSSPHQMTIDQQLTDGLIDILRSNKELFQGKTKGFDVEQALSAKSVREFETAISMVSHGFDAVEDFYSKSSTRGVVGNVKIPVLFIQKDNESAPPFSIPRSLIAENPFTSLLLCSCLPSRAIDGCRSALSWCQHLTIEWLTAVELGLLKGRHPLLQDVNISFEPSRELAHEERDTAASFCLKSRNDSSNGYSMSESDSLNGYTTNTTKKMFGETDTAASFWLESKKDSSRKSEAEQTGLQDVENGALDQIHSDDPELVNEEGVSPADGERGQVLQTTQVVMNMLDVTMPDILTEEQKKKVLAAVGRGDTLMQALQDAVPEDVRGKLTAAVTGVLHAQGPNLKFDQLLGAARIPDISSGLKSKIQDEGISSSEGAHEDHFSSDLLNKSDDLLDSSVDSQPVVNKPPGELESESYPSEQSPKISTVDQSLSTDGSDDSGSIIKDTTESGSSDPEHLNNSEKGSEHTKPTNSTGIAGSAEGAIVEEERDQDGRAAELDTKDEEGNDNQKRENKNTQPVIDQSKSNTSAPNAPAPNAPEPNAPAPNAPAPNAPEPNAPAPNAPAFSVSEAFDALTGMDDSTQLAVNNVFGVLENMITQLEESSEHENEVNKGDSASVKDHPGGDNSQEDSEASKSDQSVHIDGLSDISVSNGHVNAMDQQPEASNVLEEKCAQSPVSVNGNGISSSHRSDRVNHVAEDKNETRDQVVSINRVNNVPPCLTAIPPCITSISSGVHNYLLSKVRAQSLDLDSTAALLLDYFPEEGQWKLLEQPGHVGSSVGDVAAQKVEAHKPVDDEIIEPSYVILDSEKHQEPVKEYEAVDSVEKRVEIGEDEREDFGEFVRNIILDNLTVEVGRRQSAADIKKMEPYLTRELEQVANAVSFSVGHAYDPRLEVKYHSIGSEKVGTLHGERVIKAISSAVQETSFLRSGVPVGVIVGSSLAALRKYFIVATVRDSGQIEPPINSQAKMSGENDLAKVRGTEIHHMPVDKCDHITRLDSLVDRKEEKTELKNINNSVMVGAVTAALGASALLAKHQDSITGNETSESSFESIKMNDNGQMEPDNHEDASDKHQSNIVTSLAEKAMSVAGPVVPKKQDGGLDQERLVSMLVDLGQRGGILRLVGKLALLWGGMRGAMSLTDKLIQFLHLSERPLIQRILGFAGMTLVLWSPIAVPLLPTFMQSWATNTPSRIADLACIIGLYAAFMILVMLWGKRIRGYEDPLTEYGLDLTSLPKLFDYFKGLIGGVVLVLSIQSANALLGCVNISWPSTPSSLDAMKLLSVYGHVLKLVGQGIMTATGIALVEELFFRSWLPQEIAADLGYHQSIILSGLAFSLCQRSLWAIPGLWLLSVSLAGARQRNQGSLSISIGLRAGIIASSFILQRGGFLTYRADSPLWIIGTHQFQPFSGLTGFAFALFLAIILYPREPLPTKIMEITD